The sequence below is a genomic window from Mycobacteroides abscessus ATCC 19977.
GCACCCGTCAAGAGAAGCCCCGACGCGCATTGACGCTGAATACTGGCTCACTCCAGTCGGTTCGGATTGCCTATCGCCGCACCCTCCCGCCGGAGGCTCATGACCATTCAATAGCCTCTACTAAAGGCGCTCCGTATGATACATACTTGTATCCATATCGCTTCACCGTCATCACGACCGGAAGGCTGCTCATGTCGACTGGATCCACTCGTCGGCGCGAACACACCCGTGCCCGTCTCATGCAGGCTGCGCTGGACGTGTTCGCCGATCGCGGGTTCCATGGCGCAAGCATCGAAAATATCTGCGAAAAAGCAGGATTCACGCGGGGTGCGTTCTACTCCAACTTCGCCGGTAAGGACGAGCTGTTCTTCACCCTGTTCGATGCCAGCAGCGAACAGCTGCTCACTCAGCTGCGCGCCGCACTGGACGAATGCCGCAAGAGCCCCGACCCCCTCAGCACCTTCATCCGCACCATTGACGACAAGGGGCCCACACAACGCCGCTGGTATCTGATCAGCATGGAATTCACGCTGTACGCGATCCGGGAGCCGAGCGCGGCCGTGGTGCTAGCCGAGCACGACGCACGGCTACGGCGCGAGGCCGCCGGCATTATCAACGAACTGATGTCGATCGCACACCGTGAACTGATCATCGACACCGAGCTGATCGCGCGACTCGCGACCGCCCTGCGCGAAGGAGTGGCCGCGCAGTTCTATGTCGAACCCGAGCTGGCCGAGACACGGATGCTGGAACGCCTTGCCTTTCCCGCGATGCTGCGCGCATTTTCGCAGCCGGTTGGTGCCGACTAGCCCGGGCAACTATGTGCACAACGCGTATTGAAAAGCCTCCGCAGCTGGATCTTGACGTCTCTTCGTTGCCTTTGGCCGGTCATCCAGCAGAAATACGCAGCATGTTCGTAACATCGTTGTTCCAATCAGCAATTTTCCGGTCGATACGGTCGCACGATGACATCTCCGGCAACTTATGACACGTCGGCCCCCGCCCCGGAGGAGCAGGGCTATCACAAGGGACTGAATAACCGGCAAGTCCAAATGATCGGCATCGGGGGCGCCATCGGCACGGGGCTGTTCATGGGAGCCGGCGGCCGGTTGCACAGTGCGGGACCGGGCTTGTTCTTGGTTTATGCGGTCTGCGGCGTGTTCGTGTTCTTCATCCTGCGTGCGTTGGGCGAGCTGATCTTGCACCGGCCGTCCTCGGGATCCTTCGTGTCGTACGCCCGCGAATTCCTCGGCGAGAAGGCAGCGTACGTCGCGGGCTGGATGTACTTCTTCAACTGGGCCGCCACCGCCATCGTCGACGTGACCGCCATCGCGCTGTACATGCACTACTGGAGCGCCTTCAAGGCCATCCCTCAGTGGTCCATCGCACTCATTGCCTTGGTCATCGTGCTGACCATGAACACCATCAGCGTCAAACTGTTCGGGGAGATGGAATTCTGGGCGGCTCTGATCAAAGTGGTTGCCATCATGGGGTTCCTGGTCATCGGGACGGTCTTCCTGGCGGGCCGGTTCACGGTCGAGGGCGCCAGCACAGGACCATCGGTGATCGCGGACAACGGCGGCCTGCTGCCCACCGGCCTGATGGCATTGGTCATCGTCACCTCGGGAGTCGTCTTCGCGTACTCCGCAGTCGAACTGGTCGGCATCGCCGCCGGCGAGACCGAAAACCCTGACAAGGTGATGCCCCGGGCCATCAACTCCGTCGTGTTCCGGGTCGCGGTCTTCTACGTGGGTTCGCTCATCTTGCTGGCACTGCTGCTGCCCTATGGGACCTACAAAGCCGGCGAAAGCCCCTTCGTCACCTTCTTCTCCCGGATAGGCGTGCCGTACGCCGGCGATGTCATGAACTTTGTGGTGCTGACAGCCGCACTGTCCAGCCTGAACGCGGGCCTGTACAGCACGGGGCGGATTCTGCGTTCACTGGCGATGAACGGTAGTGCACCAAAAGTGTTGTCACGCATGACCTCCGGCGGAGTGCCCTTCATGGGCATCGCGGTCACCGGTGCCCTCACACTTGTCGGTATATTCATGAACCTGGTCATTCCCGCCGAAGCCTTCGAAACCGCTCTGGATCTGGCGGCACTCGGGATCATCTCGTCATGGGCCACCATCGTGATCTGCCAGATCCAGCTGTACCGGTGGTCACAGCGAGGCATCCTGCAACGGGGCAGTTTCCGGATGCCCGGCGCCCCGTACACCGGGTACCTGACGCTGGCGTTCCTGGCGGCCGTGGTGGTGCTGATGTGCTACGAGAACGCGTGGAACCTCATCGCAATAGCGGTACTTGTCCCCGTATTAACCGCGGGCTGGTACCTGTGCCGCGGTCGCGTGCTGCAGCTCGCCCGCGAGCGGATCGGATACACCGGCGCATACCCGGTGATTGCGCACACCCCCATGCTCGACGACCCGCCAGGCGAATCGCATAGGTAGGGATCGCCGTTCGGGCACACCCTCGGCCTCTGGTCGAGGGTGTGCGGTTCTCGGATGCCCGCGGCCTGTTTCTCGGGCGAGGCGTGTCATGCAATCCTCTGCCGGCAGGGCGCAGCACTGATCAACGCGACCGGCGACAAGCAATATCAGGTGCAACCGCCGCACTCTCCTTGATTACCCTGGTGATTGGCTCGCGGAACGACCAAATTTGTTTCAACACATGATCGCTCGGCGCGGAAGGCATCCGTGGTGCCAAGCAGACACCGCTTGGCCCAGCTCGTCAGCTGGAACGACTACGCCGTGGTCGGCTAAGTCCGAGGATGGTGGTGGCGACCAGAAGCGGGCGCAAATCGTCGGGATCGTCCGATGCTATGAGCTGCGTTGCGGCGCCCGTTTGGGCTGCCATCACAGCACGCACAAATGTCGAAAGATCCGTATTCAGTTCCCGCCCTGTGCATTCCACTATCCTGAGAAGGTACGGTTCAAGAGTTCGCCGAAGTCTATTTCTTTGCGTTATCAACTGCGCAGCTAGATCAGGGGCGTGCTGCGCATGTGCGTTCAGTGATGCTTGCAGGGCAAGGCGGCCGCGATCCACCGCGATCGCCGAGACGAACATCGTCACCAACCCCGAAAGATCGTCGGTGTCACCGACGGCGTCTGTTGCATGCACAAGTGCGGCGTTGACCGCGTCGATGAGGTCTGCATTTTGGCGTTCATGGACCGCTAGGAGATGGTCGTCCATCGACGGGAAACTCGAATAGAACGCACCGCGTGAGTACCCGGCAGCGTCACATATTTCCCGGACTCTGAATCGTGTCCTACCAGTGGTGTCGATGAGCTGGCGGGTCGCGTCGATTAGTTCTGATCGCGTGCGCTGGCGATCCCGCGACGTGGTAGCGCTCACACATTTCTCCTGGCCGACGACCTTGCATATGACCTTGGTAGTTATAGCATTGATCATAACGATACATAATGTATCGACGCAGGTAGTGCTGATTTTCCGCCTTGGCGGAGCCTGGCCACCACAGAGAGGCTTTGAAATTTTGTCTGACCGTGCACAATCGGGGTCCGTCATCACTGCCGACGAGATTGAGCAGGAGTTGGCGCTGCTGTGTCGTCTCAAGAGCCGTGTGACAGGCACTGCCGAGCACGATGAGTTGATCGAGCACATTGACGATCAGCTCACCAAAGCTGGCCTTAACGTGCGCAGCGACACTCTACGTTTCACCCGGTGGCATGCGTCGAGCGAGGGAAGCTCTGCCTTGCGGGTCTCAGATCGGCCGGTACCGATCGCCTCGGTCGTTCCCTACTCCGGGGTTACCGGGCCAGGCGGAACAACCGGAGAGTTGGTGCGTCTGCGTGGGCCAGCACCGGCGTGGAAGAAAGCGCGCGGAAAGATCGCGGTAGTCGAGGTCCGGAACTTCAGATTCCCTTTCTCCGCCGTCGTTGGCGCATGGGGACGAGACTCGCCGTGGCCGGTGGTGCGTAATCCGCTGATTGCTTCGACTCTGGCTGGACTAGGGCTGGCGCGCGCCCGCAAGGCGGGCGTAAGCGCAGTTATCTTTGTGTGGTGCAATATAAGTGATGACAATGCGCGCGGCCAGTATCTTCCGTTTACGCTCGGCTACCAGGGCGTGCCTGCCATATTTGTCAGTGGTACGGCAGGCGACACAGTGCTGGCCGCCGCCTCTGAGGGGGAACAGGCATCTGTTGTCCTTGACTATCAGCTCGCCCCAAACACAACCACACGCACCATCTGGACGGTGATCGAGGGCACCTCCCGACCGGACGAGACGGTGCTAGTTGTGACCCATACCGACGGCGTCAATGTGATTGAAGAGAACGGGCATATCGCGGCGGTCGCCATGGCCCGCGCCGCGGCCCTTAATCCCCCCGAACGCACCACTGTTTTCATCTTCACTTCAGGCCACATGCGGATCCCTGCGGTCACGTCCAAAGGTCAAGCCACTCAACGCTTCCTAAGAGACCATCCTGAAGTGTGGGCCGGCGGACACGGGCAGCGGCGAGCGGTCGCAGGGCTCGCTGTCGAGCACCTCGGTGCTCGAGAACTCGTCGATGATCCCGTGACGAATACATTGCGGGCAACCGGGCGAATTGAGCCCGAACTGCTCTACGCCACAACACCAGAACTAGCGCAGCTCGCCAGCCAGAAATGGCACGGCGTGAACCGCACTCTCCCCCGTATCTCCAAGCCCAGCCCGCTGATTCACTTCGGCGAGGGAGAGCCGCTGCTGCATGCCGGCATACCCGCGATCTCTCTAGTGACAGCGCCGTTGTACCTGCTGGCGGAAAGGTCTGGTGATGAGACACATCTAGTCGACAAGGCCGCGCTGCACCGCCAAGTGGATAACTTCGAACGCCTATATCGGCACATAAGCTCGGCACGCATTGATGACCTCGGTCATGTGAGCACGCCGACGAACCTCGCGCGATTGTTGGGCATCGCCTCGCTGCTGAAAGCAGTGGCCGTAACCAAAGCGCTTGATCTGTTAGGGCGGTAGCCGAAAACGTTCGTCTCCCTGCTCAGGCATCTCGCAAGGCCGGCCGCGATGAAGAAAATCTCGCCGCATAGTCCACACCCGCGTCGGTCCTGTCTGCCTGAAGCCGATTACATGGAAGATGTCTCTACGCCACAGTGTTCAGCTCATCAAGCGCCGCTTCGGCTAGTGCCTTGGCTAGCATCAGAGCTACCGGCTACCAAATGACGCCCATGACCGCCCCGAAGCGTGGCGAGGGGCAGACTAACTCGCCCCCTGGAGTGCGGTATTCCACAAACCAGCCGGACTGATTGAATGCCTACCCTGCCGCTGTGCAATGGTCATTCCCCGCTATAAACATCAACGCGCACGATGTGGCAGCTTGCCCGAGTCCGGCTCCGCGGTGGCGCACCCATGTGTCGTGCGCGCATATGTCGTACACGCCACAAACCGTTGTATATCCGACCGTTCGACTGAAACGCTTTGGATGGCTATCGGTAAGCCGGGCAGTGCCGGCAAGAAGGAGTACACGAACTAACTATGGTCTCGATCCCGGTCTCGGCGAGGAACTTGTTCGCCATCACTTTCGGCAACGGAGTGCGCCCACCCACACCGACCAGCCATGTTGCGCTGTTCGACGAGCCACATCGCCAATTGCGCCGTTACGGCACTGACGATCCGCGCGACTCCAGCGCTGTCCCGGTCCTTTTGGTTCCGCCGCTGGCGGCGTCGGCGACATGCTATGACCTTGCACCGGGTCAGTCACTGGTGGCGCACCTGCTCGAGCAGGGCCGTACGCCCTATGTCGTCGACTACGGTGAGATCGGCTGGGCAGACCGGCATCTGGGTCTGGAAGCATTCTTCGCCGACATCATTCCGCAGGCCATCGAGCGGGTACTCATCGATTCGGGTAAAACACAGCTCGACCTGATTGGGTGGAGCCTGGGCGGCACCCTGAGCCTCTTGACCGCCGCGGCCGACCGCGGATTGCCGATCCGCTCGATCGTCGCTATCGGCACCCCATTGGACTACGGACAAATCCCCGGCTATCCCGAGGCACGCCGAATCACCAAACGCACCAACGGCTATGCCGTCACCACGGTGTTACGAGCACTCGGCGGCATTCCTGCACCGGTGGTACAGGCCGCCTACCGCGCCACGTCATGGGACCGAGAAATCAAGCGGCCCTGGTTTCTGCTGAACAATCTGGACAACACCGAAGCCTTGGCCAAGGCCGAAGTGATCGACCGGTTTCAGGATGCCTTCCCTGGTTATCCAGGACGGGCCGTCTCACAGATGTGGGGCCGCTTTATCTATCACGATGAGATCGCCGCTGGCGTGGTCAATGTGGCCGGTTACACCCTCGATCTGACGACTCTGACGTTGCCGATCCAGCTGTTCGGCAGCCACCGTGATGCCATCGCGCCGTGGCAGTGTGTGCATCACGGCGTGGCGATGCTCAAGTCTGCGGATGTTCGGTTCACCACGGTGGAGGCAAGCCATCTCGGACTGGTTGCGCTGTCGGCCGGTGTCAACGAGACCTGGCCGACCATCGATGACTTCTTGACCGAGTTGGACGGGGGCTAGTAAGTGGCTCCTACACGACTCTTCACCCGTGCAGGGCCAGGCGTCCACCCGCAGTAGTCAGCGCTCCGACCAAAAGCGACCGCCGCTTGGTCGACGGGCGGCGGCACTAGGCACGCCCAGTTCTCTTGCCTGTACTTCTTCGGTGGTCCCGGCTGGGTTCGAACCAGCGACCCCTCGCGTGTGAGGCGCCGCGCATATCGATTCTGTACACGGAAGTCCATCCGTCGGCATTCTCAGTACAGGGCAAGCACGTTCGTCCTGTCCGTTGTGGGCGGCTTCCCGGCTCGATCGGCCAGTTCGCACGGACTTCGGCGCGGCTGGTTCTATATCCGCGCCCGGTCACGTCTCCGACATGCACTTCAGTTGTCCACGGCAACGACACCTGCTCAGCGCGCTGAAATTGCGTGCCGTCGAAGTAGGCGATGTCAGCAACTGGAATTGTTTCGGAGACAACTTCATAGATGGCGGGGTCATCGGCAGGGTCGGCGGATGCCGGGGCAGCTGTCGGCATGGTCATTGTCAGCATGATGGCGACGGCCATGGTCTTTGCGGCGGCCTTTGAGGTCATCGCGCACCCTTCATTTCGGCGGGGGTGAGTGAGCTAGCGGTCGGTGTGATAGCGGATCGAGGTGAGGTCTGCGGCGGCTAGCGCGCGGGGGTCGCCGAAGAGGCTGGCTGTGCCGCCGGACCACCAGTCGCATAGGTCGCCGCCGCCGATGCTCAGTAGCACGCTCGAGGCTGGATCTTTAATGGCCGCATAGTTTCCCGTGCCGCGTACGTCTTCTTGGATGAATCTGGGGTGGCCGCCGATGTGGGGGTGGCGCCAGTGGGGGCTCGAGTCGTTGTGGTAGACGTGGTCCATCCACGCTATTGACAGGCCGTAGTACGGGTACGGTGCATCCAGTAGGTCTTCGCCCTCGGATAGTCCTGCGTTTTGGATTGCGGCCCAGAAGGTTTGGCGCTGGCGGTCAGTGAACCGGTTTGCATGGTCGGGCAGTGTCTTTACTCGTTCGAACACGATGCGATACGGCAGTGGATTGAGTTCCTGAAAGCTGTAGGGCGCGTCATATCCAGGGCAGCGGCCGACTACGCCGAAAAGCTCTTGGCCGCAGTCGCCGTATGGCCGTGTCGGGTAGGAGACGTAGCGCGTGGACGGGGCGCTCAGGTCGGTGATCCACCTGACTTCGAACCCTTGGGTGCCCTGGGTGTCATCGAACGTCATCCCTGCGACATCGTCGCTGCCGACGAACCACTGCAGCAACCCTTCTGTCGGGTAGCCCGGCAGAGGCGGGACCTCGGCGAAATTGATTTGGCACACGAACGACATCGGTTCGCCGCGGTAGTTGGGCCACTGACTGCCTTCTGGCCAGTATGGATGCCCACCCAAGTATGAGGACCTAATATCGGGGTCCCCTGGCTCAGGTTTCAGGCCGACAGCATCGGCGGACAGTTCGGCAAGCAACTCATCCAACCCCGCAAGAATCCCCATAACCATCAACTATAGCGAAGATCAGCAACCTACTGTGTCGATGCCGGCGAGATCGCCCGCCGCAATCTCGCCGAACGGTTGGTGTCCTACATTAAGTCGGGTCCGGAACACCCATCCCGACCTGACATCCTCGCGAGCCGACGCACCACGTGGAAAAGGTTCGCGGACAGTGTGGTCGAGCGGGCTATGGCCGATTTGCACGACCCGGAGCAGCTGGATGTGCTGAAGCGGGCCGGTGAGATCGTGTGCCGGTCAGCCGAGGGAGGGCAGCAGCAACGGCTGTAGTCGGTAACCGGGCGGCTCGGTGCCGTGTAGATGCCGCACAAAGTAGTCCCAGGTTCGGCGTAGTGAGTAGTGCAGCCAACCGTACAGCGAGTGCTCAGCGCCAGGGATCATGATCAGGTCGAAGTCTTTGTCCGCCTTGATGAGTGCGTCGGCCAGCCGCATCGTCATGTATGGGTGTGCGTTGTCGTCGAGTTCGCCGTGGATAAGCAGCAGCTTGCCTTTCAGGTTGGCAGCTAGCGTGGTGTTCGAGATCGCTGCTTTGCCTTCGGCGCTCAGATCGCCGTGGTAGTGCTCGGCCCACATCGCCAGGTTGAGGGCGTTGTCATGATTGCCCGAGACCGCGACGGCCACCGAGTAGAAGTCCGGATAGCGCAGCACCGCACGCGCCGCGGCGAAACCGCCCGCGGACTGTCCGGTGATCCCAACTCGGGCGGTGTCCAGCCACGGATACCGTTGCCCGAGTTCACGGATCGCGACGATGTGGTCATCCAAGGCGCCGGCGTTGCCGAGATCCCCATAGGAGTGGTCATGAAATGCCTTGCTGCGCCCCGCGCTTCCACGACCGTCGATGGCCACCACCGCGAACCCGAGCGCGGCGAAAGCCTCCGGTTCGCCGTAGTGCGGCGGGTTGAACATCGGTCCGGCGCGGTAGAGCTGCGGCCCCGGATAGATGTGTTCGATGATCGGGTACGTGCGGTCCGGGTCCAGATCGTGCGGTCGCCAGAGCAGACCGTAGATCGGGGTTCTGCCGTCCGATGCGGTCGTCCGGAACCGCTCCGGCGGTTGCCAGCCCAGAATCTTCAGGTCATCGGTATCGGGCGTCTCCAACTCCACTACCACTTGACCATCCCCGTCCAGTACCACCGAGCGTGGCGGCAGGCTCGGGCTTGACGCCCGGTCTACCAGGTAGCCGCCCTGCGGCGGGCTGACCGCATCATGGTCCAGCTCATCATCTGTGAGACGGATAAACCCGTTGCCGTCCAGCCCGATTCGGCAGAGCTGCCGCAGATACGGGTCCGCCTCCACCAAACCGTTGGCCGTGAAGTACACCTGTCGAGCCTTTTCGTCGACCCATAACACGCTGCTCACCAGCCACGACCCGGCGGTTATCTGGGTGACCTGGACGCCGTCGGCCGAATAGAGGTACAGGTGGCCCCAACCGTCGCGCTGCGACCACCACAGGATCTCGCCGTTGTCCAGCACCCGCACCATGTGCGGGTCGCCGAGCACCACGGTCGGGTCCACCCGGGTCTGGCCTGTGTCGGTGATGAGCGTGGTGACCGCGCCGGTCGCCGGGGCGAGCCGACGCAGTTGCAACGTGCGGGCGTCGCGCGATTGGTGCAGGTAATGAACGGCGTCCGCGCTCGACCACCAGGCGTAGATGAGTGCGACATTGTGCATGATCGGTGTCGGCTCGGTCTGCTGCCGTACGATCGTGCGTTGCTCGACGTCGAGCACGTTCCAGGTCATCGTGGCCACGGTGTTCTCGCCGGGCATCGAGTAGCGGGTGCGGTGTTCCACCGGGCGGCCACCGTCGGCCGGGCTGGATTCGACGAGCACCAGTTCGGGTACCTCGCGTTGATCGATGCGCGCAACCAGGATTCGGGTGGAATCGGGCGACCAGTGCAGGATTATCGGCGCCGGAATGCCCAGGGCACGCATCAGTGCCCGTCCGCCGGTGGTGTCCGGCAGGCCACCGTAGTCGAAGTAGGGTTCAGCGTCATCGGTGAGGGCATGTTCGGTGCCATCGGCCCGGCTGCGGACCCAGATATTGCCCTCGCGGCCGAACGCATCCCACCGCTCATCGGGTGACGGGATCCCGCCCGGAATAGGTGCGGCAGCGTCGGATTCGGTGCAGACGCGATCCGCCCATCGCCAATTCCGGCCGAACGCGCTGAACAGCACCGTGTCGTCGGCCCGAATTTGCACGGCCTGTATCGGTAGATCGGCGCCGGTCACCGCCTGCCCCGCCGCCACCGACAGTGCCGCAGCCAGCGCATCGTGGTCGAAGGCGGCGCGACGAGTCTTCACGCCGGGATCAACCGCGACATAGCGGGTTCCGATCCGGTACCAGAATCGGGCACCGTCGGCGAACCACTGCGGTGTCAGCACGGTGCCCGGCACGCGCCGGGCCCGGTGCGGGAAAAGCATCTGCTCGGCACGCGCGTAATCGGAATCGCTCAGCAATGTCGTCACACCAGTCATCCAACACTCGGACGTAGCGGCATAGTCAAGAGCGACTTGCGCTGTGCCGCAGCGGCACAGCGAGCCCCGGCAGTCAGTATCCGAGGCCGTGGTACACGATGCCCGCACTGTTATAGGCGATGTGCACCATGACCGCAGGCCAGATCGAACCTGAGCACCACAGCAGGACACCATTGGTCAAACCGATCATGAGCGCCAATGGCATCACGCCGTTGATCCCATGTGCCACAGCGAAAACTGCCGCGCTAAAGACCACACTGACGCAGCTGCCCCAGCGGAACAGGAAAGTCGCAAGCACGCCACGAAACAAAGCCTCCTCACCGAGCGGCGTCAAGATACCGCCCAGCCCCACTGCCACGATAGGAGGCACTGCTCCCGACCGAGCAGCATCACGGTAGGGCTGCTGAACACCCTCTGACCCCGGAAACAGCGGATCAAAAATCGCCGAAACCGGCCAACTAAGCCCGAAGCACACCAGGCCGATGACAACGCCGGTCAGCAGCCACAAGAGACTCGTATGCCGCAACCCGAACGGGCGGACATCACGGATCCGAACGAGGACCGCAACAGCAAAAGCTCCCAACGGTGCAAGCCCTGAAATCAGGAAGTTCACATGTCCGAGGGCAATGGGGAAATCTTCCGACACGAAGTATGCGGCCACGCCACCCACTAGATACAGAAAGACAGCGGTGGCCGCAGCTACACCAAGTTCCAGCCAGCCGGGCCGAGCGGGTCCGCTCTCCACGCCGAAGTGCTCTACAACACTCATGGGGCGAAGTATCAGCTATGCCCCTCGGGCATACTCAAGCTTCGTCGCGCCGTGGCGCTGCCTCAACAACATCTCCTTCTTCCGTCGTTCACGATTGCCTTACATCACCGGATATATTCGGCGAGGAGCGGTCGACGGTCTTGTACATGTCGATCACGTTGTCCGGGTTGACGAATCCGTGTCCCTCGTCGTGTTTCGCTCATGTGCTCCACCTTGGCTCCGCGACCGCGGAACGCCTCGACCAGGTTGTCAGGATTCGGTCTGCACCACGCGCACGTCGTTGGCACTCTGGATAACCAGCATCGGGTGGGGCATTGGACATCTGTGCCTGGAATTTTGGAACTGGCCCCCCTGAGCGAGCAATTCCAGACAGAACTGATCCAACGTCTCAGCGGCCACAAGATCCTCTATCTCAGCGGCAAGCTCTAGCGCTCGGCAGATGTTGCCCACCTGGCGCTCACGCGCTAACTAACGCAATATGAAGAGGCCGACAGCAAATTAGTTGCCAGGCGCAGGGAGGAGCTTCTGTGGGGATTGAACTGATGACGCTAGCACTGATAGCAGTGTTACTCGGATGCTTCGGCTGGCAGTTGGCCCGCAACGCCAACCGCAGAGAGGCCCGTCGCACGCCAGAAGCCACTAGGCCGCATCTAGCTACAGCGTCACGATCTGAGAGTCCCCGGCCACGAGTCCCTACACGGCGACGCCGTGACCGTTCAAGCAATACGCCTGGACATGGCCCAGGATCCGGGACCGACATAGGATCATTCGGCTACTTCGGTGGATTCGGTTCAGATCACGGTGGCGGTGGTGCGTTCTGCGATAGCGGCGGTGGGTGCGACAGCGGTGGGGGCGGCTGAACGCGGCCTTGAGTTCTGGGTCCACCGGGTTCGATCACGCCGAGGTTTGTCACCCATTGAGAATTTCGGGGGCCCTAGGGCGCGCGCATGCCTGGAAGTAGCGCGTCGAGTGCGTCGAAGGTTACCGCCACTACCGCATTGATCAGACCGTACGGCGCACTCAGCCGGGCTTGTGGATGCGCAGAACGCGCGGGCAGCCAACTAGTCCGGCACGATGGTGACCTGATCACCGGTGGGTGTGCGGCACACGCGGATCTCGGCGGGAGCACATGGGTGGCCGACGAGCAGGACGCACACCGAGTAAGTGCCGTGCTGATCTCGTTCCACTGCTGGAAGCTCCAGAAGCTCATAGCCGCGGTCCCTCAGCCCAGCCGTCTTTCAAAACGACCAGCGCATCCGACCTTGTGGCACAAAGTATCGGCACTTTTGAGCGTGCGACAGAGCACGGTGTGCCCAAGTCGGCAGGCACTCCCGCTGACGCGCTGCTTCTGGGCTACACCTTCGATGACTACGATCTTCGCACCGCGTTCACGTGGAAATTCCTGCGCAGCGCCGACCGCCGCCAAGTCGCTGCCGTCATCAACGGAGTGCTCGAAAGCGATACGAAACTGGTAACCGGAACCATTCTGCGGCGGCTTTTGATCCGACCGAGGGCGCAACGGAGCTCGGGGCGCGAGTTTTTGGTCTTTATACGGGAATTGACGGCGTAACTCCCCCACCGTATTGGGGGATCAGTTGCCCAGCCACGTTGGTGCCTTCTGGCACCCGTTGGCGGAACGATGCAACCCGAACGACGCCAGGGCGCATCGGGGAGCAGGCGTCGGCAGCAACCCGCGCAAAGAACCCGACAGAGCCCCTGGATCGCCCAAAGGAACAGGGATATGGGCGATTATCCCTCTGATCTGCGAAGAGAAAGAGTGGTCCCGGCTGGGTTCGAACCAGCGACCCCTCGCGTGTGAGGCGAGTGCTCTTCCGCTGAGCTACGAGACCTTGCGATCGAGGTGAAAGGCTAGCACGAGCCGCCGGAAACCCCGCAGTCCGCTGGCCGGCAGGCCGCGTATGCAAGGGATTTGTGAATAAACCTCCCGTTCGACTACTGTTTCAACTCGCACCGGATGACGATCTCATCCGTTGCGCGCGGATGTAGCGCAGTTGGTAGCGCATCACCTTGCCAAGGTGAGGGTCGCGGGTTCGAATCCCGTCATCCGCTCGAAGGGTGGACAGTCATCCCTAGCGGTGGAGTGGCCGAGTGGTGAGGCAACGGCCTGCAAAGCCGTGCACACGGGTTCGATTCCCGTCTCCACCTCCATTAAAGACCCGCGCGATTAGCTCAGCGGGAGAGCGCTTCCCTGACACGGAAGAGGTCACTGGTTCAATCCCAGTATCGCGCACCACGACTTTTGCGGGTCAACCGTTGTTTGACCAGGTGACGCAGCCACCGCCGGCCGTAAGCGCCGAATTCAG
It includes:
- a CDS encoding CPBP family intramembrane glutamic endopeptidase; its protein translation is MSVVEHFGVESGPARPGWLELGVAAATAVFLYLVGGVAAYFVSEDFPIALGHVNFLISGLAPLGAFAVAVLVRIRDVRPFGLRHTSLLWLLTGVVIGLVCFGLSWPVSAIFDPLFPGSEGVQQPYRDAARSGAVPPIVAVGLGGILTPLGEEALFRGVLATFLFRWGSCVSVVFSAAVFAVAHGINGVMPLALMIGLTNGVLLWCSGSIWPAVMVHIAYNSAGIVYHGLGY
- a CDS encoding S9 family peptidase, with amino-acid sequence MTTLLSDSDYARAEQMLFPHRARRVPGTVLTPQWFADGARFWYRIGTRYVAVDPGVKTRRAAFDHDALAAALSVAAGQAVTGADLPIQAVQIRADDTVLFSAFGRNWRWADRVCTESDAAAPIPGGIPSPDERWDAFGREGNIWVRSRADGTEHALTDDAEPYFDYGGLPDTTGGRALMRALGIPAPIILHWSPDSTRILVARIDQREVPELVLVESSPADGGRPVEHRTRYSMPGENTVATMTWNVLDVEQRTIVRQQTEPTPIMHNVALIYAWWSSADAVHYLHQSRDARTLQLRRLAPATGAVTTLITDTGQTRVDPTVVLGDPHMVRVLDNGEILWWSQRDGWGHLYLYSADGVQVTQITAGSWLVSSVLWVDEKARQVYFTANGLVEADPYLRQLCRIGLDGNGFIRLTDDELDHDAVSPPQGGYLVDRASSPSLPPRSVVLDGDGQVVVELETPDTDDLKILGWQPPERFRTTASDGRTPIYGLLWRPHDLDPDRTYPIIEHIYPGPQLYRAGPMFNPPHYGEPEAFAALGFAVVAIDGRGSAGRSKAFHDHSYGDLGNAGALDDHIVAIRELGQRYPWLDTARVGITGQSAGGFAAARAVLRYPDFYSVAVAVSGNHDNALNLAMWAEHYHGDLSAEGKAAISNTTLAANLKGKLLLIHGELDDNAHPYMTMRLADALIKADKDFDLIMIPGAEHSLYGWLHYSLRRTWDYFVRHLHGTEPPGYRLQPLLLPSLG